One window from the genome of Neorhodopirellula lusitana encodes:
- a CDS encoding carbonic anhydrase, giving the protein MRIPSIQHARSFAVATGLFFGATAVVATPPTGTSSKVHAKSAEQQATIVSAEAALLKLKQGNERFLSGKAEHPHVDPAWRSKLASGQRPFATILGCSDSRVTPALIFDEGLGDLFVIRVAGNIVDEPVLASIEYAVEYLDTRLVVVLGHEKCGAVTAAMQHLSSDEPRELIALVEHIHNQVCTHHDGEPDVDESTDLDTVVLKNTRRSQRTLQLSSELQRVAEKHPVKIVAAIYDLEGRVRWIDEK; this is encoded by the coding sequence ATGAGAATCCCAAGTATTCAGCACGCGAGGTCTTTCGCGGTCGCTACCGGTTTGTTTTTCGGCGCAACCGCTGTTGTGGCAACTCCACCGACCGGGACGTCGTCAAAGGTTCACGCCAAATCAGCCGAGCAGCAGGCAACTATCGTCTCGGCGGAAGCCGCGTTGCTGAAACTCAAGCAAGGAAACGAGCGATTTTTGTCGGGGAAAGCCGAGCATCCGCATGTGGATCCGGCCTGGCGGAGCAAGCTTGCCAGTGGACAGCGACCATTCGCGACCATTCTTGGCTGTAGCGATTCACGCGTCACTCCAGCATTGATTTTTGATGAAGGGCTTGGTGACCTATTCGTCATCCGTGTCGCCGGCAACATCGTCGACGAGCCTGTCTTAGCGAGCATCGAGTATGCGGTCGAGTACCTCGACACGCGACTGGTTGTGGTGCTCGGTCACGAAAAGTGTGGGGCGGTCACTGCGGCAATGCAGCATCTATCAAGCGACGAACCCCGCGAACTGATTGCATTGGTTGAACATATCCACAATCAGGTTTGTACGCACCACGATGGTGAACCGGATGTCGATGAATCGACTGACCTTGACACCGTGGTACTCAAGAACACGCGACGCTCACAACGCACTTTGCAATTGAGTTCCGAACTGCAGCGTGTTGCCGAAAAACATCCCGTCAAGATTGTCGCTGCGATCTATGACTTAGAGGGCCGTGTTCGTTGGATCGATGAGAAGTAG
- a CDS encoding metallophosphoesterase family protein: MPIHQIPQSRRGFLKTTAIGGGTALLWSATQTASAASDNATVFALLSDTHIPSSPDRTSRGANMTENLQQVIGEVLTRKTPPSDLIVNGDCAHLKGLPGDYQNFVRCLGPAQQAGIALHLTMGNHDDRQPLYDALSDQRPTATPVMSKHVSVIETPHANWFLLDSLFRVNVVTGELGEAQIDWLAEQLDARSNKPAIVMTHHTPQFTAPQEDKPWNGISDTERLFEVLDSRKQVKAYLYGHSHHWSHSQRGHFHMINLPPVAYLFNKKDPNGWVEAVLTDNAMRLELRTLNPQHPLAGETIEVPWAS; this comes from the coding sequence GTGCCGATCCATCAGATCCCCCAATCTCGTCGTGGATTTTTGAAGACCACAGCAATCGGAGGCGGCACCGCATTGCTGTGGTCAGCGACGCAAACGGCCTCTGCTGCCAGCGATAATGCCACCGTGTTCGCCCTCCTCTCGGACACGCACATCCCCAGTTCGCCTGATCGAACATCGCGGGGCGCGAACATGACTGAAAACCTGCAACAAGTGATCGGTGAAGTCCTCACTCGCAAAACACCGCCGTCCGATTTGATTGTCAACGGCGATTGCGCGCACCTGAAAGGCTTGCCTGGGGACTATCAAAATTTTGTCCGTTGCCTGGGACCTGCGCAGCAGGCAGGGATTGCGTTGCACCTGACGATGGGGAATCACGACGACCGACAACCGCTGTACGATGCACTGTCAGACCAGCGACCAACCGCGACGCCAGTGATGTCGAAGCATGTCAGCGTCATCGAAACACCGCATGCCAATTGGTTTTTGCTCGACTCCTTATTCCGCGTCAACGTGGTGACGGGGGAACTCGGTGAGGCACAGATCGATTGGCTCGCCGAGCAACTCGATGCCCGCAGCAACAAGCCTGCGATTGTGATGACGCACCACACACCACAGTTCACGGCGCCCCAAGAGGACAAGCCGTGGAACGGAATCTCCGACACGGAAAGGTTGTTCGAGGTCTTGGACAGCCGCAAACAGGTCAAAGCTTATCTGTATGGTCACTCGCATCACTGGTCCCACAGCCAACGTGGCCATTTCCACATGATCAACCTTCCGCCTGTGGCCTACCTGTTCAACAAGAAAGATCCCAACGGATGGGTTGAAGCCGTGTTGACGGACAACGCAATGCGTTTGGAACTGCGAACCCTCAATC